Below is a window of Longimicrobiaceae bacterium DNA.
ATGCGCGCCCGGAGGGCCGGGACGCCGCCCCGCGCGAGACGGCCCACGCAGACGCACGAACGCCGACGGGGGCCGTGGCCCGGCGGAGTAGGGCACAGTGGTACCGTGCCCTACTCCGCGCGCAGCCCGGCCCCCGCCTGCGGGGGACACGCCCAAACCCTCGTCCTTCGCCGTTCCGCCCTCTTCCGAGCCGCCGAGAAACCTCGGAAATCGACCCGTAAGAGAGAAGAACGATGTGAGACGGACTAGCGGGTGCGGCGCTCCTTGATGCGCGCCGCCTTGCCGCGGAGCGCACGCAGGTAGTACAGCTTGGCGCGGCGGACCCGGCCCTGGCGCACCAGCTCGATGCTGGCGAGCATGGGGGAATGCAGCGGGAACGTGCGCTCCACGCCGATGCCGCCCGAGATCTTGCGGACCTTGAAGGTCTCGGAGACGCCGCCGTGCTTGCGGCCGATGCAGACGCCCTCGAACGCCTGGATGCGCTCCTTCTCGCCCTCGCGAACGCGCACGTTCACGCGCACGGTGTCGCCGGGGCGGAAGGTGGGAAGGCCCTCGCGCAGATATTCCTTCTGGGTCTCGATGAACGGATGCATGGGTCTGGCCTCGTCGTTGTGAGTGGAGAGGTTGGGAGGGCCGCGCGCAACGTCGCGCCGGCGTGTGCTCCCAACGTCAACTGTGCTCCGGACGCTCCGGCTGGAGCTCCGGGCGCCGCTCGCGCGTCAGCCTCTCGGACTGCTCGCGACGCCACGCGGCGATACGTGCATGGTCCCCGGAAAGCAGCACCGGGGGAACCTTCATCCCGCGGTACTCCGCGGGCCGGGTGTAAGACGGCGGGCTGAGCGTGCCGTCGTAGAACGAATCGGAAGACGCGCTCTCGTGGTCCGAGATGGCGCCCGGCAGCAGCCGCACCACCGCGTCCACCACCGCCAGCGCCGGGATCTCGCCGCCCGAGACGATGAAGTCGCCCAGGCAGACCTCCTCGGTGGCCAGGCCCTCGGCCACGCGCTGGTCCACGTCCTTGTAGTGCCCGCACAGGA
It encodes the following:
- the rplS gene encoding 50S ribosomal protein L19 — encoded protein: MHPFIETQKEYLREGLPTFRPGDTVRVNVRVREGEKERIQAFEGVCIGRKHGGVSETFKVRKISGGIGVERTFPLHSPMLASIELVRQGRVRRAKLYYLRALRGKAARIKERRTR
- the trmD gene encoding tRNA (guanosine(37)-N1)-methyltransferase TrmD, producing the protein MMRIHVVTLFPDFFRGPLGLSIPARAAAAGLVEYDLVDLRRFAHDKHGTVDDYPFGGGAGMVMKPGPFFEAVQSVAPEGEDRPQGPILLMSARGRRFTHEDAVRLSLAPELTLLCGHYKDVDQRVAEGLATEEVCLGDFIVSGGEIPALAVVDAVVRLLPGAISDHESASSDSFYDGTLSPPSYTRPAEYRGMKVPPVLLSGDHARIAAWRREQSERLTRERRPELQPERPEHS